The nucleotide window CCATTGGTAATTCTTTTGTAAATGGCTCGATGAAGCCCATAACAATCATCTCAGTTGCTTCCTGCTCAGAGATGCCGCGGCTCATCAAGTAGAAGAGCTGCTCTTCGGAAACTTTCGAAACCTTCGCTTCATGCTCAAGAGAAATATTGTTATTTAATACTTCGTTGTATGGAATGGTATCTGATGTAGATAGATTATCCATAATCAACGTATCACACTCGATGTTAGAACGGGCACCATCGGCTTTGCGTCCAAAATGGACCAATCCGCGATAGTTTGTTTGTCCGCCATGCTTGGAAATAGACTTAGAAACAATGGTCGAAGATGTATTTGGAGCTAAGTGAATCATCTTAGAACCCGTGTCTTGGACTTGGCCTTTGCCTGCAATCGCAATCGATAATGTCATGCCGCGGGCACCTTCACCCTTCAGAATAACCGCCGGATATTTCATGGTTAACTTGGAACCGATATTCCCGTCGACCCATTCCATTGTCGCATTTGCTTCGCAGACAGTCCGCTTCGTTACAAGGTTATAAACATTGTTTGCCCAGTTTTGAATCGTTGTATAACGGCAGTAACCGCCTTTTTTAACGATAATTTCAACAACGGCGCTGTGAAGGGAGTTTGTTGTATAAACGGGTGCTGTACAGCCCTCTACATAGTGTACACTTGCCCCTTCATCCACGATGATCAATGTTCTTTCAAATTGTCCCATATTCTCAGAGTTAATCCGGAAATAGGCTTGTAACGGTGTATCCACCTTAATACCTGGTGGCACATAAATGAACGAGCCGCCGGACCAAACCGCAGAGTTTAATGCTGCGAATTTATTATCCGTTGGCGGAATCACCTTTGCCCAGTGCTCACGGAAAATATCTTCATTCTCGCGTAATGCAGAATCTGTATCCTTGAAGACGATTCCTAATTCTTCCAGATCCTCTTTCATATTATGGTATACTACCTCTGATTCATATTGAGCTGACACACCGGAAAGATACTTTTGCTCCGCTTCAGGAATCCCGAGTTTATCAAAGGTGGCTTTAATTTCATCCGGAACTTGATCCCATGATTTCTCAGACTTTTCAGAAGGCTTAACATAATAGGTTATTTCATCAAAGTTTAATGAGTTTAAATCCCCGCCCCATTGCGGCATCGGTTTGCTGTAAAAAATTTCAAGTGATTTCAAGCGGAAATCCAGCATCCACTGTGGTTCTTTTTTCATTTTAGAAATTTCTTCGACAATCTCACGTGTTAAACCACGTTTTGATCGGAATATGGAAACGTCTTTATCGGCAAAACCATATTTATAATCACCGATCTCAGGCATTTTTTTTGCCATCGTCGTTTTCCTCCTTCATAAACGAAAAGGGGTACAACTCCCCTTCTTGTTTTATTGTTGTTCCTCTTCCTTCAATCCTTTTTCCATCGCTTTCCATGCTAATGTTGCGCATTTAATGCGGGCTGGAAATTTCGCAACACCTTGAAGTGCTTCGATATCACCTAAGTCAATGGAATCATCAGGCTCTTTTCCTAGCATCATATCTGAAAAAACATGTGCTAAATTGATCGCATCATCGACTTTTTTTCCTTTAATTGCTTGCGTCATCATTGAAGCGGATGACATCGAAATCGAACAGCCTTCACCCTCAAATCTGGCATCTTCGACAATTCCATCGACCACTTTAAAGGTTAATTGAATTCGGTCGCCGCAGGTTGGGTTATTCATATTAATGGTGTGGCTGCCATCTTCCAAAATCCCGCGATTGCGCGGTTTTTTATAATGATCCATAATCACTCTACGGTAAAGTGCATCTAAATTAGAAGACATCGCTGAAATACTCCTTTGTTTTGACAAGCCCTTCAACGAGTTTATCAATATCCTCTTCTGTATTGTATAAATAGAAACTTGCACGCGCTGTGGCAGAGGCTTTCAGCCATCTCATCAGGGGCTGGGCACAATGGTGTCCGGCACGGACCGCAATTCCTTCCGCATCTAAAACAGTTGCCACATCGTGCGGATGAACCTCATTAATATTAAACGTAATAAGTCCTGCACGCTTAGCCGCATCAAGCGGTCCATAAATGGTCATGCCTTCTACAGCTGCCATTTTTTCTAAAGCGTAAGCCGCGAGCTTATGTTCATGCTCAGCAATATTGTCTAGACCGACTTCATTTAAAAAGTCGATTGCTGCACCTAAACCAACAGCCCCAGCAATAATCGGTGTACCGCCTTCGAACTTCCACGGCAGTTCTTTCCAGGTTGATTCGTACAACTCAACGAAATCAATCATTTCACCGCCGAATTCAATCGGCTCCATTTTTTCAAGTAGATGTTTTTTTCCATAAAGCACACCAATACCGGTCGGTCCGCACATTTTGTGGCCGGAAAAAGCAAGGAAATCACAATCCAAATCTTGCACATCTATGTTCATATGCGGTGCACTTTGGGCACCATCAACCACCATAACTGCACCGTTTTCATGGGCAATTTGGGCAATTTCTTTCACAGGATTAATCACACCAAGCACATTTGACACCTGCATCACTGATACAATCTTTGTATTCTCAGTGATCGTTGCACGGACATCATCAAGAGATAATGTGCCGTCTTCTTGCAGCGGAATATATTTTAACTGGGCACCAGTCCGTTTGGCGACTTGCTGCCACGGAATGATATTACTATGATGCTCCATATAGGTAATAACAATTTCATCGCCTTCTTTTACATTTGCGGCCGCATAGCTTGCTGCAACTGTATTAAGCGAAGTCGTTGTTCCTCTTGTAAAAATAACTTCCTGTGTTGATTTGGCGTTAATAAACTTACGAACCTTTTCCCGTGCACCTTCGTATGCATCTGTAGCTCTTGTTCCTAATGTATGCACACCACGATGGACATTGGAATTGATTTCACGATAATATTT belongs to Neobacillus sp. OS1-2 and includes:
- the sufB gene encoding Fe-S cluster assembly protein SufB, encoding MAKKMPEIGDYKYGFADKDVSIFRSKRGLTREIVEEISKMKKEPQWMLDFRLKSLEIFYSKPMPQWGGDLNSLNFDEITYYVKPSEKSEKSWDQVPDEIKATFDKLGIPEAEQKYLSGVSAQYESEVVYHNMKEDLEELGIVFKDTDSALRENEDIFREHWAKVIPPTDNKFAALNSAVWSGGSFIYVPPGIKVDTPLQAYFRINSENMGQFERTLIIVDEGASVHYVEGCTAPVYTTNSLHSAVVEIIVKKGGYCRYTTIQNWANNVYNLVTKRTVCEANATMEWVDGNIGSKLTMKYPAVILKGEGARGMTLSIAIAGKGQVQDTGSKMIHLAPNTSSTIVSKSISKHGGQTNYRGLVHFGRKADGARSNIECDTLIMDNLSTSDTIPYNEVLNNNISLEHEAKVSKVSEEQLFYLMSRGISEQEATEMIVMGFIEPFTKELPMEYAVEMNRLIKFEMEGSIG
- the sufU gene encoding Fe-S cluster assembly sulfur transfer protein SufU, coding for MSSNLDALYRRVIMDHYKKPRNRGILEDGSHTINMNNPTCGDRIQLTFKVVDGIVEDARFEGEGCSISMSSASMMTQAIKGKKVDDAINLAHVFSDMMLGKEPDDSIDLGDIEALQGVAKFPARIKCATLAWKAMEKGLKEEEQQ
- a CDS encoding cysteine desulfurase, whose translation is MNIQDIRKQFPILDQEVNGNPLVYLDSSATSQKPLQVIEAVDKYYREINSNVHRGVHTLGTRATDAYEGAREKVRKFINAKSTQEVIFTRGTTTSLNTVAASYAAANVKEGDEIVITYMEHHSNIIPWQQVAKRTGAQLKYIPLQEDGTLSLDDVRATITENTKIVSVMQVSNVLGVINPVKEIAQIAHENGAVMVVDGAQSAPHMNIDVQDLDCDFLAFSGHKMCGPTGIGVLYGKKHLLEKMEPIEFGGEMIDFVELYESTWKELPWKFEGGTPIIAGAVGLGAAIDFLNEVGLDNIAEHEHKLAAYALEKMAAVEGMTIYGPLDAAKRAGLITFNINEVHPHDVATVLDAEGIAVRAGHHCAQPLMRWLKASATARASFYLYNTEEDIDKLVEGLVKTKEYFSDVF